Proteins encoded together in one Oreochromis aureus strain Israel breed Guangdong linkage group 23, ZZ_aureus, whole genome shotgun sequence window:
- the cryaa gene encoding alpha-crystallin A chain, which translates to MDIAIQHPWFRRALGSVYPARLFDQFFGEGMFDYDLFPYAASTISPYYRQSLFRNVLDFSNSGISEVRSDRDKFTVYLDVKHFSPDELSVKVTDDYVEIQGKHGERQDDHGYISREFHRRYRLPSSVDQSSITCTLSADGLLTLTGPKVTGGSESGRSERSIPVTRDDKPNAAASS; encoded by the exons ATGGATATTGCCATCCAGCACCCCTGGTTCAGACGTGCCCTGGGCTCTGTCTACCCTGCCAGACTCTTTGACCAGTTTTTTGGAGAGGGCATGTTTGATTACGACCTCTTCCCTTACGCCGCCTCCACCATCAGCCCCTATTACAGACAGTCACTCTTCCGCAACGTTTTGGATTTTTCCAACTCTGGGATCTCAGAG GTGAGATCTGACAGGGATAAGTTCACAGTCTACTTGGATGTCAAGCACTTCTCTCCTGATGAGCTCAGTGTGAAAGTCACTGACGACTATGTGGAGATCCAGGGCAAGCATGGAGAAAGACAG GACGACCACGGTTACATCTCCCGTGAGTTTCACCGCCGTTACCGCCTCCCCTCTAGCGTTGACCAATCATCCATCACCTGCACCTTGTCAGCTGACGGTCTGCTGACTCTGACCGGACCAAAGGTCACCGGAGGGAGCGAGTCTGGCCGCAGTGAGCGCAGTATCCCCGTGACTCGTGATGATAAGCCCAACGCTGCCGCCTCCTCCTAG
- the LOC116332570 gene encoding heat shock factor 2-binding protein, translating to MAALSGGKKTSQKAKGGFIRVRKRDLEKLTTEVMQLREFLPRVVNGDLMEMLHKARAAQTMKEHIVKEQEQMRQECLHLQSRLDAVQTECQKEKEEKLLLREQLWQSRVELQQQADFCSGLGSAACSLLWSCSAKEDTVSLWLADGKLQAFLAVAAQTLESFVTSLDEEEKTQTEDYNSHEHQFVLAVAGTITNVAAVTQGRDFLSSSAHVFLDTLMKLLKLMKPGVFPRLKVLMLMALYNVSISLKGLKYLSENQGILPLIWNLLDDGHWEVCLHSLRLLQSMLLEDDVLLLLGSSLLDPDLRDRVSRLAASMQPSLRLTALQTLEDLQALQQGRACKQSRV from the exons ATGGCAGCCTTATCAGGCGGGAAAAAGACGAGCCAAAAAGCAAAG ggTGGCTTTATcagagtgagaaagagagattTAGAGAAGCTGACCACAGAAGTCATGCAGCTTAGAGAGTTCCTGCCAAGAGTTGTGAATGGGGATCTGATGGAAATGCTGCATAAAGCCCGAGCAGCTCAGACAA tgaaGGAGCACATTGTGAAGGAGCAGGAGCAGATGAGGCAGGAGTGTCTGCACCTTCAGTCTCGACTGGATGCTGTGCAAACTGAGTgtcaaaaagagaaagag GAAAAGCTGCTGTTACGTGAGCAACTGTGGCAGAGCAGAgtggagctgcagcagcaggcaGACTTCTGCTCTGGTCTGGGATCTGCTGCCTGCAGTCTGCTGTGGAGCTGCTCTGCCAAGGAGGATACCGTCTCACTTTGGCTGGCTGAT GGGAAGCTGCAGGCCTTCCTTGCTGTAGCTGCTCAGACTCTAGAGAGCTTTGTCACGTCTTTAGATGAAGAGGAGAAAACTCAAACTGAGGACTACAACTCCCATGAGCATCAGTTTGTGTTGGCAGTGGCTGGGACCATTACTA ATGTAGCAGCAGTAACACAGGGGCGGGACTTCCTGTCAAGCTCAGCGCACGTCTTCCTGGACACTTTGATGAAACTTCTCAAGTTGATGAAGCCCGGTGTCTTCCCCAGACTGAAAGT GTTGATGCTGATGGCGCTCTATAACGTGAGCATCAGTCTCAAAGGACTGAAGTACCTGAGTGAGAACCAAGGAATCCTCCCTCTCATCTGGAATCTGCTTGATG aCGGACACTGGGAGGTGTGTCTCCACTCCCTGCGTCTCTTGCAGTCCATGTTGTTGGAGGACGATGTGTTGCTCCTGTTGGGCTCCTCACTGCTGGATCCAGACCTCCGTGATCGCGTCAGCAGGCTCGCTGCCAGCATGCAGCCAAGCCTGAGACTGACTGCTCTGCAGACCTTGGAGGACCTTCAGGCCCTCCAACAG GGCCGGGCCTGTAAACAGAGCCGTGTGTGA